The Erigeron canadensis isolate Cc75 chromosome 4, C_canadensis_v1, whole genome shotgun sequence genome window below encodes:
- the LOC122597222 gene encoding conserved oligomeric Golgi complex subunit 4-like has protein sequence MTSSPLTPPPPETEEQPTTTTTTTTNQSTKFGTPKSISQIQTLTDVTTMQRHLHEFRAYQRTLDTHLESRLNLRPDLDKHLNFLKELSDTLVPLQSEADHMLSIISSTCILADQKLKRVRELDLAISRVGETLLRLDAIKKKTNCIDGVIKSLEFEDFENASSYVETFFSIDAKFKDSGCDQRDRMLGYKKELESIVRKRLGLGVEKRDHESVLRFIKLYSPLGLEEEGLQVYVSYLRKVINLRSKVEFEQLCEGMETGQGEVNFVKCLNNLFRDIALAVEENVDVLMSLCAEDGIVYAICELQEECDSRGSLILKKYMEYRKLSKLTSEINSYKSDLMSNEGPDPRKIQVFLDEILLLTQLGEEYTEYMVSKIKGLSHVAPELVPKATKSFRSGNFSKVAQDMTSYYVVLEGFCMVENVRKAIKIDGPLMDSFTTSMVNDVFYVLRDSCHRSRSTSNINSVIATLSGAVSLLAGEYTDALQQKMREPNLVGKLFLGGVGVQKTGIDIATALNNMDVSSEYALKLRHEIEEKCAKVFPAPADRERIKWCLSELGELSNAFKKTLVAGLEQLVGTITLRIRPVLDSVATVSYELSEAEYAENEVNDPWVQRLLHAVETNSGWLQSLMTANNYDSFVHLVIDFIVKRLELIMMQKRFSQLGGLQLDRDVRALVSYFSCMTQRTVRDKFSRLTQMATILDLEKVSEILDFWGDNSGPMTWRLTPAEVRRVLGMRVDFKPEAIAALKL, from the exons ATGACGTCATCACCACTAACCCCACCACCGCCGGAAACAGAAGAACagccgaccaccaccaccaccacaacaacAAATCAATCAACAAAATTCGGCACCCCAAAATCAATCTCCCAAATCCAAACCCTAACTGACGTCACCACAATGCAACGTCATCTTCACGAATTCAGAGCATACCAACGAACTCTCGACACCCATCTCGAATCACGCTTAAATCTCCGACCAGATCTCGACAAGCACCTTAACTTCCTCAAAGAATTATCCGACACCCTTGTCCCCCTACAGTCCGAGGCAGATCACATGTTGTCAATCATTAGTTCCACTTGCATTTTAGCCGATCAGAAGTTAAAAAGGGTACGCGAACTCGATTTAGCTATATCTCGTGTTGGAGAAACTTTGTTAAGATTAGATgccataaaaaaaaagactaatTGTATTGATGGGGTTATAAAATCCTTAGAATTTGAGGATTTTGAGAATGCTTCTAGTTACGTAGAGACGTTTTTTAGTATCGATGCTAAGTTTAAAGATTCCGGTTGTGATCAACGAGATAGGATGTTAGGGTATAAGAAAGAGTTGGAGAGTATTGTTAGGAAGAGGTTAGGATTGGGTGTCGAGAAACGTGATCATGAGTCGGTTTTGAGGTTTATTAAGTTGTATTCGCCGTTAGGGTTGGAAGAAGAAGGGTTGCAAGTTTACGTTAGTTATTTGAGAAAGGTGATTAATTTGAGGTCTAAAGTCGAGTTTGAGCAATTGTGTGAGGGGATGGAAACGGGTCAGGGTGAGGTGAATTTTGTTAAGTGTTTGAATAATTTGTTTAGGGATATTGCGTTGGCAGTTGAAGAGAATGTGGATGTTTTGATGAGTTTGTGTGCGGAAGATGGGATTGTTTATGCGATATGTGAGTTACAAGAAGAGTGTGATTCAAGAGGtagtttgattttgaaaaagtatATGGAGTATCGTAAGTTGTCTAAGTTGACGTCGGAAATTAATTCGTATAAGAGTGATTTGATGTCGAATGAAGGGCCTGATCCGAGGAAAATTCAGGTGTTTTTGGACGAGATATTGTTACTTACACAGTTAGGTGAGGAGTATACGGAATATATGGTTTCGAAGATAAAAGGGTTGAGTCATGTTGCTCCAGAATTAGTTCCTAAAGCTACTAAGTCCTTTAGGAGTGGCAATTTTAGTAAAGTTGCTCAAGATATGACGAGTTATTATGTGGTTTTGGAAGGGTTTTGTATGGTTGAGAATGTTAGGAAGGCAATCAAGATTGATGGGCCTTTAATGGATAGTTTTACAACGTCTATGGTTAATgatgtgttttatgttttacgGGATAGCTGTCATAGGTCAAGATCGACATCGAATATTAATTCTGTTATTGCAACGTTGAGTGGTGCTGTGAGTTTGCTTGCTGGTGAGTATACTGATGCTTTGCAGCAGAAAATGAGGGAGCCTAATCTTGTAGGAAAGCTATTTTTGGGTGGTGTTGGGGTTCAGAAAACTGGAATTGATATTGCTACCGCGTTGAATAATATGGATGTGAGCAGTGAGTATGCCCTGAAACTACGACATGAGATTGAAGAGAAATGTGCTAAG GTATTTCCTGCTCCAGCTGATAGAGAAAGGATCAAGTGGTGTCTATCTGAGTTGGGGGAGTTGAGCAATGCCTTCAAGAAAACCTTAGTTGCTGGTTTAGAGCAGCTTGTAGGAACAATCACACTCCGAATCCGACCCGTGTTAGACAGTGTTGCAACCGTTAGTTACGAGCTCTCTGAAGCTGAATATGCAGAAAACGAGGTAAATGATCCATGGGTCCAGAGACTTCTTCATGCTGTCGAGACTAACTCAGGATGGCTCCAGTCTCTAATGACTGCCAACAACTATGACTCGTTTGTTCATTTGGTGATCGACTTTATTGTAAAAAGGCTTGAACTTATTATGATGCAAAAAAGATTTAGTCAGCTTGGAGGTCTGCAGCTAGACCGAGACGTGAGGGCTCTGGTTAGCTATTTCTCATGCATGACCCAAAGGACTGTTAGGGATAAGTTTTCCAGGTTAACTCAAATGGCTACCATACTTGACTTGGAGAAGGTGTCTGAGATTTTGGATTTCTGGGGTGATAATTCAGGACCCATGACTTGGAGACTTACCCCGGCTGAAGTTAGGAGAGTTTTGGGTATGAGGGTTGATTTTAAACCAGAAGCCATAGCAGCTCTTAagttgtga
- the LOC122597873 gene encoding uncharacterized protein LOC122597873, translating to MLNFHINQVRRSAIFLGICNLLLIIISLILIIAAYPDCVFPDVFPFIIILIISCLRLASMIPIAFAQRATALTIINSPTEARAVGTLIRRHQRIRYQKWILWTRIALVITVLQFLGASYLLINVSNFFFKDRAPNDCIIELLTINSAWLHSMVVVYIIMACFVTLVQCFSGSDVLRWRSFYTNENKAWKHHYREVFDHGIREALCCLGRVRYLSVMDEDEVFSVAQLLGDLVSYRASGKGHLELLAGLALLRRERSMSKFEEEIVEAPKELIQGAVDFHLFAEAAYTGPLLDVGRNPIIFLCAWLYRQGVLAPWTRRSLPKLKGDNWWRGHARAFLRYINLPADSLRQGRVCQARCEAAYFVVVLHLLKSVVICVRGTETPEDLLTDGLSRECMLDAEDLEGLIYDNLIPPGSSHYGHAGIVEAARDLYEQIDGNPEKKEFQEGGLLASLLGAGCECEGYNLCVVGHSLGGAIAAMLGLKLYGRYSRLHVYSYGPLPCVDLVLANACSGFVTSLVYDNEFSSRLSVASIMRLQTDAMLALSNDADADSAIIQKLARRFLSVSTYLWSKEEESPASASSSSPFIRENMHYNHSERMHESVREPLKDFNLWYDMEMGDSSNADHDGNDPLNRLSNPYYQSSDDGDSRDNLLLQFMEAMPSRKEESSENFRELFLPGTVIHIVPKKKSDDIPLYKRWATPDAQCEYVAYVANREAFMDMVVSPSMFIDHLPWRCSYALKKILERRNLQHNLDNESLRL from the exons ATGTTAAATTTCCACATAAATCAAGTAAGACGGAGCGCTATATTTCTCGGAATTTGTAACCtacttttaataataatcaGCCTCATTTTAATCATCGCAGCTTATCCCGACTGTGTATTTCCAGATGTTTTTCCATtcattataatattaattatttcatgTTTAAGATTGGCTTCAATGATTCCAATTGCATTCGCACAAAGAGCCACGGCTTTAACCATTATTAATTCCCCTACTGAAGCACGTGCTGTTGGAACCTTAATTCGACGTCATCAAAgg ATTAGGTACCAGAAATGGATACTGTGGACccgaattgcacttgtaattaCAGTGCTGCAGTTTCTGGGAGCAAGTTACCTTCTAATCAATGTTTCAAATTTCTTTTTCAAGGATCGAGCTCCTAATGACTGTATAATAG AGCTTCTTACAATTAACAGCGCATGGCTGCATAGTATGGTCGTGGTATATATTATCATGGCGTGTTTTGTCACACTGGTACAATGTTTTAGTGGATCAGATGTGTTAAGATGGAGGTCATTCTACACAAATGAAAACAAAGCATGGAAACACCATTACCGAGAGGTATTTGATCATGGCATTCGTGAGGCATTGTGCTGTCTGGGACGTGTCAGATACTT GTCTGTAATGGATGAAGATGAAGTTTTCTCAGTGGCACAGTTACTGGGTGACCTTGTTTCTTATCGTGCATCTGGAAAAGGACATCTTGAACTCTTGGCAG GCCTTGCTTTGTTGCGAAGAGAGCGTTCAATGTCTAAATTTGAAGAGGAAATCGTGGAGGCACCTAAAGAACTGATTCAAGGAGCTGttgattttcatttatttgCCGAGGCTGCCTATACG GGTCCTTTGCTTGATGTTGGAAGGAATCCTATAATCTTTCTTTGTGCATGGTTATATAGACAAGGGGTTTTGGCCCCTTGGACTCGGCGCAG CCTTCCAAAACTCAAAGGTGACAATTGGTGGCGAGGTCATGCAAGGGCTTTTTTGAGATATATTAATTTGCCTGCTGATTCACTTCGACAAGGCCGTGTCTGTCAG GCAAGGTGTGAAGCAGCATATTTTGTTGTGGTTCTCCATCTCCTAAAATCTGTAGTGATTTGTGTGAGGGGAACTGAAACTCCTGAAGATCTCCTCACTGATGGTCTAAGCAGGGAATGCATGCTTGATGCAGAAGATTTAGAGGGTTTGATATA TGATAATCTTATTCCGCCAGGTTCATCACATTATGGGCATGCTGGTATAGTGGAGGCTGCACGGGATCTGTATGAGCAAATTGATGGAAATCCCGAAAAGAAAG AATTTCAGGAAGGTGGATTGCTTGCTTCATTGCTGGGAGCTGGATGTGAATGTGAAGGGTACAACCTTTGTGTTGTGGGACATTCCCTTGGTGGAGCTATAGCTGCAATGCTAGGTTTGAAG TTATATGGACGATATTCTCGGTTACATGTATACAGTTATGGACCACTTCCATGTGTGGATTTAGTCTTAGCTAATGCATGTTCGGGGTTTGTAACAAG CCTTGTGTATGATAATGAATTCTCATCACGCCTTTCGGTTGCTTCAATCATGAGGTTACAAACAGATGCCATGCTGGCACTATCAAATGATGCAGATGCTGATTCGGCCATAATTCAAAAACTTGCACGTCGATTTCTTTCAGTAAGCACCTATCTGTGGAGCAAAGAGGAAGAGTCTCCAGCTTCTGCGTCGAGCTCATCGCCATTCATTAGAGAAAACATGCACTATAATCACAGTGAACGTATGCATG AGAGTGTTCGGGAACCACTGAAAGATTTCAACCTTTGGTATGATATGGAGATGGGCGATAGTTCAAACGCCGACCATGATGGAAATGATCCATTGAACAGATTGTCTAATCCTTATTACCAGTCTTCCGATGACGGAGACTCACGTGATAATCTCTTATTACAGTTTATGGAAGCCATGCCATCACGAAAAGAAGAGTCATCTGAGAACTTCAGAGAACTGTTTCTGCCAGGCACAGTCATTCATATAGTCCCTAAGAAGAAAAGCGATGACATACCTCTATACAAACGATGGGCTACTCCAGATGCACAATGTGAATATGTAGCTTATGTGGCAAATAGAGAAGCCTTTATGGATATGGTTGTATCCCCTAGTATGTTCATTGACCACCTACCATGGAG ATGTTCTTATGCCCTGAAGAAAATACTGGAAAGGCGCAATCTACAACACAACTTGGATAATGAGAGTTTGAGACTCTAA